A region of Arabidopsis thaliana chromosome 5, partial sequence DNA encodes the following proteins:
- the RBCS2B gene encoding Ribulose bisphosphate carboxylase (small chain) family protein (Ribulose bisphosphate carboxylase (small chain) family protein; FUNCTIONS IN: ribulose-bisphosphate carboxylase activity; INVOLVED IN: carbon fixation, response to blue light, response to red light, response to far red light; LOCATED IN: in 8 components; EXPRESSED IN: 10 plant structures; CONTAINS InterPro DOMAIN/s: Ribulose bisphosphate carboxylase, small chain (InterPro:IPR000894); BEST Arabidopsis thaliana protein match is: Ribulose bisphosphate carboxylase (small chain) family protein (TAIR:AT5G38430.1); Has 1807 Blast hits to 1807 proteins in 277 species: Archae - 0; Bacteria - 0; Metazoa - 736; Fungi - 347; Plants - 385; Viruses - 0; Other Eukaryotes - 339 (source: NCBI BLink).) produces MASSMFSSTAVVTSPAQATMVAPFTGLKSSASFPVTRKANNDITSITSNGGRVSCMKVWPPIGKKKFETLSYLPDLSDVELAKEVDYLLRNKWIPCVEFELEHGFVYREHGNTPGYYDGRYWTMWKLPLFGCTDSAQVLKEVEECKKEYPGAFIRIIGFDNTRQVQCISFIAYKPPSFTEA; encoded by the exons aTGGCTTCCTCTATGTTCTCCTCCACCGCTGTGGTTACCTCCCCGGCTCAAGCCACCATGGTCGCTCCATTCACCGGCTTGAAGTCATCCGCTTCTTTCCCGGTCACCCGCAAGGCCAACAACGACATTACTTCCATCACAAGCAACGGAGGAAGAGTTAGCTGCATGAAG GTGTGGCCACCAATcggaaagaagaagtttgagaCTCTATCTTACCTCCCTGACCTTAGTGACGTTGAATTGGCTAAGGAAGTTGACTACCTTCTCCGCAACAAGTGGATTCCTTGTGTTGAATTCGAGTTGGAG caCGGATTTGTGTACCGTGAGCACGGAAACACTCCCGGATACTATGATGGACGATACTGGACAATGTGGAAGCTTCCATTGTTCGGATGCACCGACTCCGCTCAAGTGTTGAAGGAAGTTGAAGAATGCAAGAAGGAGTACCCTGGCGCCTTCATTAGGATCATCGGATTCGACAACACCCGTCAAGTCCAATGCATCAGTTTCATTGCCTACAAGCCCCCAAGCTTCACCGAAGCTTAA
- the RBCS1B gene encoding Ribulose bisphosphate carboxylase (small chain) family protein (Ribulose bisphosphate carboxylase (small chain) family protein; FUNCTIONS IN: ribulose-bisphosphate carboxylase activity; INVOLVED IN: carbon fixation, response to blue light, response to red light, response to far red light; LOCATED IN: in 7 components; EXPRESSED IN: 14 plant structures; EXPRESSED DURING: seedling growth; CONTAINS InterPro DOMAIN/s: Ribulose bisphosphate carboxylase, small chain (InterPro:IPR000894); BEST Arabidopsis thaliana protein match is: Ribulose bisphosphate carboxylase (small chain) family protein (TAIR:AT5G38420.1); Has 1807 Blast hits to 1807 proteins in 277 species: Archae - 0; Bacteria - 0; Metazoa - 736; Fungi - 347; Plants - 385; Viruses - 0; Other Eukaryotes - 339 (source: NCBI BLink).) — MASSMLSSAAVVTSPAQATMVAPFTGLKSSASFPVTRKANNDITSITSNGGRVSCMKVWPPIGKKKFETLSYLPDLTDVELAKEVDYLLRNKWIPCVEFELEHGFVYREHGNTPGYYDGRYWTMWKLPLFGCTDSAQVLKEVEECKKEYPGAFIRIIGFDNTRQVQCISFIAYKPPSFTDA, encoded by the exons atggCTTCCTCTATGCTCTCCTCTGCCGCTGTGGTTACCTCCCCGGCTCAAGCCACCATGGTCGCTCCATTCACTGGTTTGAAGTCATCCGCTTCTTTCCCGGTCACCCGCAAGGCCAACAACGACATTACTTCCATCACAAGCAATGGGGGAAGAGTTAGCTGCATGAAG GTGTGGCCACCAATcggaaagaagaagtttgagaCTCTATCTTACCTCCCTGACCTTACTGACGTCGAATTGGCTAAGGAAGTTGACTACCTTCTCCGCAACAAATGGATTCCTTGTGTTGAATTCGAGTTGGAG CACGGATTTGTGTACCGTGAGCACGGAAACACTCCCGGATACTACGATGGACGGTACTGGACAATGTGGAAGCTTCCATTGTTCGGATGCACCGACTCCGCTCAAGTGTTGAAGGAAGTTGAAGAATGCAAGAAGGAGTACCCGGGCGCCTTCATTAGGATCATCGGATTCGACAACACCCGTCAAGTCCAATGCATCAGTTTCATTGCCTACAAGCCCCCAAGCTTCACTGATGCTTAA
- the SPH8 gene encoding S-protein homologue 8 (S-protein homologue 8 (SPH8); FUNCTIONS IN: molecular_function unknown; INVOLVED IN: pollen-pistil interaction; LOCATED IN: endomembrane system; CONTAINS InterPro DOMAIN/s: Plant self-incompatibility S1 (InterPro:IPR010264); BEST Arabidopsis thaliana protein match is: Plant self-incompatibility protein S1 family (TAIR:AT5G38440.1); Has 30201 Blast hits to 17322 proteins in 780 species: Archae - 12; Bacteria - 1396; Metazoa - 17338; Fungi - 3422; Plants - 5037; Viruses - 0; Other Eukaryotes - 2996 (source: NCBI BLink).) — protein sequence MHSLSWFLLVIGLSVGLSSGKWNEKNSVIFTNSLGRNKVLKVNCISNDDNLGFHFLRHGQTYDFSFHDSLFKSEFYCDLWQGPNFKLHAAFTAYEGGGLIVHYGKKNFWDVRDDGIYFTHGQKMPKLEYTWK from the coding sequence ATGCATAGTCTCTCGTGGTTTCTCCTCGTCATTGGATTATCCGTAGGGTTGAGTAGCGGAAAGTGGAATGAGAAAAACTCTGTCATCTTTACGAATTCTCTTGGTCGGAACAAAGTCTTGAAAGTAAATTGCATATCAAATGATGACAATCTAGGCTTCCACTTTTTGCGCCATGGACAAACCTACGATTTTAGTTTCCACGATAGTCTTTTCAAATCAGAATTCTATTGTGACCTATGGCAAGGCCCTAATTTCAAGTTGCATGCAGCATTTACGGCATATGAAGGTGGTGGTTTGATAGTTCATTATGGTAAAAAGAACTTTTGGGATGTTAGAGATGATGGGATCTATTTCACCCATGGCCAAAAAATGCCCAAGTTAGAGTATACGTGGAAGTAA
- a CDS encoding Plant self-incompatibility protein S1 family (Plant self-incompatibility protein S1 family; FUNCTIONS IN: molecular_function unknown; INVOLVED IN: biological_process unknown; LOCATED IN: endomembrane system; EXPRESSED IN: 8 plant structures; EXPRESSED DURING: LP.06 six leaves visible, LP.04 four leaves visible, 4 anthesis, C globular stage, D bilateral stage; CONTAINS InterPro DOMAIN/s: Plant self-incompatibility S1 (InterPro:IPR010264); BEST Arabidopsis thaliana protein match is: S-protein homologue 8 (TAIR:AT5G38435.1); Has 1807 Blast hits to 1807 proteins in 277 species: Archae - 0; Bacteria - 0; Metazoa - 736; Fungi - 347; Plants - 385; Viruses - 0; Other Eukaryotes - 339 (source: NCBI BLink).), whose protein sequence is MNRLSCFLLVIGLCIGLSNANLIWNEKNTVFFKSSLGRNNVLKIHCTSEDNLGFHFLRPGETYDFSFHDSIVRSDFYCELWQGPNFKFHASFMAYQGGGLIVHYGKKNFWDAREDGIYFTHGKETPKLEYKWK, encoded by the coding sequence ATGAATCGGCTCTCGTGTTTTCTGCTCGTTATTGGATTGTGCATAGGATTGAGTAACGCAAATTTAATATGGAATGAGAAAAACACTGTATTCTTCAAGAGTTCCCTTGGTCGAAacaatgttttgaagattcattGCACATCAGAAGACAATCTAGGTTTCCATTTTTTGCGTCCTGGAGAAACCTATGATTTTAGTTTCCATGATAGTATTGTGAGATCAGACTTTTACTGTGAATTATGGCAAGGGCCTAATTTCAAGTTTCATGCATCATTTATGGCATATCAAGGTGGTGGTCTCATAGTTCATTATGGTAAAAAGAACTTTTGGGATGCTAGAGAAGATGGAATCTATTTCACTCATGGCAAAGAAACGCCCAAGTTAGAGTATAAGTGGAAATAA
- the CYP735A1 gene encoding cytochrome P450, family 735, subfamily A, polypeptide 1 (''cytochrome P450, family 735, subfamily A, polypeptide 1'' (CYP735A1); FUNCTIONS IN: electron carrier activity, monooxygenase activity, iron ion binding, oxygen binding, heme binding; INVOLVED IN: oxidation reduction; LOCATED IN: endomembrane system; EXPRESSED IN: male gametophyte, root, pollen tube; EXPRESSED DURING: M germinated pollen stage; CONTAINS InterPro DOMAIN/s: Cytochrome P450 (InterPro:IPR001128), Cytochrome P450, E-class, group I (InterPro:IPR002401); BEST Arabidopsis thaliana protein match is: cytochrome P450, family 735, subfamily A, polypeptide 2 (TAIR:AT1G67110.1); Has 1807 Blast hits to 1807 proteins in 277 species: Archae - 0; Bacteria - 0; Metazoa - 736; Fungi - 347; Plants - 385; Viruses - 0; Other Eukaryotes - 339 (source: NCBI BLink).), translating to MLLTILKSLLVIFVTTILRVLYDTISCYWLTPRRIKKIMEQQGVTGPKPRPLTGNILEISAMVSQSASKDCDSIHHDIVGRLLPHYVAWSKQYGKRFIVWNGTDPRLCLTETELIKELLMKHNGVSGRSWLQQQGTKNFIGRGLLMANGQDWHHQRHLAAPAFTGERLKGYARHMVECTSKLVERLRKEVGEGANEVEIGEEMHKLTADIISRTKFGSSFEKGKELFNHLTVLQRRCAQATRHLCFPGSRFLPSKYNREIKSLKKEVERLLIEIIQSRRDCAEMGRSSTHGDDLLGLLLNEMDIDKNNNNNNNNLQLIMDECKTFFFAGHETTALLLTWTTMLLADNPTWQEKVREEVREVFGRNGLPSVDQLSKLTSLSKVINESLRLYPPATLLPRMAFEDLKLGDLTIPKGLSIWIPVLAIHHSEELWGKDANQFNPERFGGRPFASGRHFIPFAAGPRNCIGQQFALMEAKIILATLISKFNFTISKNYRHAPIVVLTIKPKYGVQVILKPLVS from the exons atgtTGCTTACTATATTAAAATCACTCCTCGTGATATTCGTGACTACGATATTGAGAGTTTTATACGACACCATATCGTGCTACTGGCTAACACCTAGACGAATCAAGAAGATCATGGAACAGCAAGGCGTAACGGGTCCTAAACCGCGTCCGTTAACCGGAAATATCCTTGAAATCTCGGCCATGGTTTCGCAATCCGCTTCCAAGGATTGTGACTCTATTCACCATGACATCGTCGGCCGCCTTCTCCCGCATTACGTTGCTTGGTCCAAACAATACG GGAAGAGGTTTATTGTGTGGAACGGGACGGATCCTCGGCTTTGCTTAACGGAAACGGAATTGATAAAGGAGTTGCTGATGAAACACAACGGTGTTAGTGGAAGATCGTGGCTACAACAACAAGGGACTAAGAATTTTATCGGTCGCGGTCTCCTAATGGCTAATGGCCAAGATTGGCACCACCAACGCCACCTTGCTGCACCGGCATTTACCGGAGAAAGACTCAAG GGATACGCAAGGCATATGGTGGAGTGCACAAGCAAGCTAGTTGAGAGGTTGAGGAAGGAAGTTGGGGAAGGAGCAAATGAGGTGGAGATAGGAGAGGAGATGCATAAACTCACGGCTGATATTATATCGAGGACAAAGTTCGGAAGCAGCTTTGAGAAAGGCAAAGAGCTTTTCAACCACCTCACTGTCCTCCAGCGCCGTTGCGCTCAAGCCACCCGCCACCTCTGCTTTCCCGGCAGCCG GTTTCTTCCAAGCAAATACAACAGAGAGATCAAGTCTCTGAAAAAAGAAGTTGAGCGTTTGTTGATTGAGATCATACAAAGCAGGCGAGACTGCGCTGAAATGGGTAGGAGTAGCACTCACGGTGACGACCTTCTCGGGCTTCTCTTGAACGAAATGGATATTGACaagaacaataacaataacaacaacaatcttcAGTTGATAATGGATGAATGCAAGACATTCTTCTTTGCTGGCCATGAAACCACGGCTTTGCTCCTCACATGGACAACAATGCTCCTCGCCGATAATCCCACATGGCAGGAAAAAGTCCGTGAGGAGGTCAGGGAGGTCTTTGGCCGCAATGGCCTTCCCTCAGTCGATCAACTATCTAAGCTAACCTCG TTAAGCAAAGTGATTAACGAGTCACTAAGACTTTACCCTCCAGCTACTCTTCTACCAAGGATGGCATTTGAAGATCTAAAACTAGGTGATCTAACCATTCCTAAAGGTTTATCAATATGGATACCGGTTCTTGCTATCCATCACAGTGAAGAATTATGGGGTAAAGACGCGAACCAATTCAATCCCGAACGTTTTGGAGGCAGACCATTCGCGTCTGGTCGCCATTTCATCCCATTTGCAGCCGGTCCACGGAACTGCATCGGACAACAGTTTGCGTTGATGGAAGCTAAAATAATATTAGCCACGTTAATTTCAAAGTTTAACTTCACAATATCAAAGAATTATAGGCATGCCCCAATCGTTGTGCTTACTATAAAACCTAAGTATGGAGTTCAAGTGATATTGAAGCCATTGGTTTCATGA
- the CYP735A1 gene encoding cytochrome P450, family 735, subfamily A, polypeptide 1, producing MLLTILKSLLVIFVTTILRVLYDTISCYWLTPRRIKKIMEQQGVTGPKPRPLTGNILEISAMVSQSASKDCDSIHHDIVGRLLPHYVAWSKQYGKRFIVWNGTDPRLCLTETELIKELLMKHNGVSGRSWLQQQGTKNFIGRGLLMANGQDWHHQRHLAAPAFTGERLKGYARHMVECTSKLVERLRKEVGEGANEVEIGEEMHKLTADIISRTKFGSSFEKGKELFNHLTVLQRRCAQATRHLCFPGSRFLPSKYNREIKSLKKEVERLLIEIIQSRRDCAEMGRSSTHGDDLLGLLLNEMDIDKNNNNNNNNLQLIMDECKTFFFAGHETTALLLTWTTMLLADNPTWQEKVREEVREVFGRNGLPSVDQLSKLTSVRTFTFQYILYNNF from the exons atgtTGCTTACTATATTAAAATCACTCCTCGTGATATTCGTGACTACGATATTGAGAGTTTTATACGACACCATATCGTGCTACTGGCTAACACCTAGACGAATCAAGAAGATCATGGAACAGCAAGGCGTAACGGGTCCTAAACCGCGTCCGTTAACCGGAAATATCCTTGAAATCTCGGCCATGGTTTCGCAATCCGCTTCCAAGGATTGTGACTCTATTCACCATGACATCGTCGGCCGCCTTCTCCCGCATTACGTTGCTTGGTCCAAACAATACG GGAAGAGGTTTATTGTGTGGAACGGGACGGATCCTCGGCTTTGCTTAACGGAAACGGAATTGATAAAGGAGTTGCTGATGAAACACAACGGTGTTAGTGGAAGATCGTGGCTACAACAACAAGGGACTAAGAATTTTATCGGTCGCGGTCTCCTAATGGCTAATGGCCAAGATTGGCACCACCAACGCCACCTTGCTGCACCGGCATTTACCGGAGAAAGACTCAAG GGATACGCAAGGCATATGGTGGAGTGCACAAGCAAGCTAGTTGAGAGGTTGAGGAAGGAAGTTGGGGAAGGAGCAAATGAGGTGGAGATAGGAGAGGAGATGCATAAACTCACGGCTGATATTATATCGAGGACAAAGTTCGGAAGCAGCTTTGAGAAAGGCAAAGAGCTTTTCAACCACCTCACTGTCCTCCAGCGCCGTTGCGCTCAAGCCACCCGCCACCTCTGCTTTCCCGGCAGCCG GTTTCTTCCAAGCAAATACAACAGAGAGATCAAGTCTCTGAAAAAAGAAGTTGAGCGTTTGTTGATTGAGATCATACAAAGCAGGCGAGACTGCGCTGAAATGGGTAGGAGTAGCACTCACGGTGACGACCTTCTCGGGCTTCTCTTGAACGAAATGGATATTGACaagaacaataacaataacaacaacaatcttcAGTTGATAATGGATGAATGCAAGACATTCTTCTTTGCTGGCCATGAAACCACGGCTTTGCTCCTCACATGGACAACAATGCTCCTCGCCGATAATCCCACATGGCAGGAAAAAGTCCGTGAGGAGGTCAGGGAGGTCTTTGGCCGCAATGGCCTTCCCTCAGTCGATCAACTATCTAAGCTAACCTCGGTACGTACATTCACTTTTCAATACATATTATACAATAACTTCTAA
- a CDS encoding ALG6, ALG8 glycosyltransferase family (ALG6, ALG8 glycosyltransferase family; FUNCTIONS IN: transferase activity, transferring hexosyl groups, transferase activity, transferring glycosyl groups; LOCATED IN: endoplasmic reticulum membrane; EXPRESSED IN: 20 plant structures; EXPRESSED DURING: 10 growth stages; CONTAINS InterPro DOMAIN/s: Glycosyltransferase, ALG6/ALG8 (InterPro:IPR004856); BEST Arabidopsis thaliana protein match is: ALG6, ALG8 glycosyltransferase family (TAIR:AT2G44660.1); Has 1807 Blast hits to 1807 proteins in 277 species: Archae - 0; Bacteria - 0; Metazoa - 736; Fungi - 347; Plants - 385; Viruses - 0; Other Eukaryotes - 339 (source: NCBI BLink).), with protein MPKKKPAKHSGEDDITIPVSPQTGSSIDTWWWLTHKGTTTSFLCISLFALLIRSAVTMYPYSGAGIPPKFGDFEAQRHWMEITTNLPVIDWYRNGTYNDLTYWGLDYPPLTAYQSYIHGIFLRFFNPESVALLSSRGHESYLGKLLMRWTVLSSDAFIFFPAALFFVLVYHRNRTRGGKSEVAWHIAMILLNPCLILIDHGHFQYNCISLGLTVGAIAAVLCESEVLTCVLFSLALSHKQMSAYFAPAFFSHLLGKCLRRKSPILSVIKLGIAVIVTFVIFWWPYVHSLDDFLMVLSRLAPFERGIYEDYVANFWCTTSILIKWKNLFTTQSLKSISLAATILASLPSMVQQILSPSNEGFLYGLLNSSMAFYLFSFQVHEKSILMPFLSATLLALKLPDHFSHLTYYALFSMFPLLCRDKLLIPYLTLSFLFTVIYHSPGNHHAIQKTDVSFFSFKNFPGYVFLLRTHFFISVVLHVLYLTIKPPQKYPFLFEALIMILCFSYFIMFAFYTNYTQWTLSSHFGSSDKEKKQI; from the exons atGCCGAAGAAGAAGCCGGCGAAACATTCCGGCGAAGATGACATCACCATTCCGGTATCACCACAAACCGGATCTTCGATTGATACTTGGTGGTGGCTAACACATAAAGGAACCACAACTTCATTTCTCTGCATCTCCCTCTTCGCATTACTGATCCGATCTGCTGTAACAATGTATCCATACTCCGGCGCCGGAATTCCTCCTAAATTCGGCGATTTCGAAGCTCAGAGACATTGGATGGAGATAACCACAAATCTTCCAGTTATCGATTGGTATAGAAATGGCACTTACAACGATCTCACTTACTGGGGATTAGATTATCCTCCTTTAACTGCTTATCAAAGTTACATCCATGGAATCTTCCTCCGATTCTTCAATCCTGAATCTGTTGCTCTTCTAAGCTCTCGTGGTCACGAATCTTATCTTGG AAAATTGTTGATGAGATGGACAGTTTTATCGTCTGATGCTTTCATATTTTTCCCAGCTGCTCTGTTTTTCGTGTTGGTGTACCATAGGAATCGAACTAGGGGTGGTAAGAGTGAAGTGGCTTGGCATATTGCTATGATTCTCTTAAACCCTTGCTTGATCCTCATTGATCACGGTCATTTTCAG tACAATTGTATCAGCTTGGGACTTACAGTTGGTGCTATTGCTGCGGTACTATGTGAGAGCGAGGTTCTCACTTGTGTCTTGTTCAGTCTAGCCCTCAGCCATAAACAG ATGAGTGCATACTTTGCTCCTGCCTTTTTCAGCCATCTACTGGGTAAATGCCTAAGACGGAAGAGCCCTATACTTTCTGTGATTAAGCTTGGAATTGCAGTCATAGTgacatttgttattttttggtgGCCATATGTGCATTCTTTGGACGACTTCTTAATG GTTCTCTCCCGTCTTGCTCCATTTGAGAGGGGAATATACGAGGATTACGTGGCAAATTTCTGGTGCACTACTTCCATACTcataaaatggaaaaatctGTTCACAACACAATCCCTCAAGTCTATCAGCTTAGCTGCAACTATATTGGCTTCTCTTCCTTCAATGGTTCAGCAAATCTTGTCACCAAGCAATGAAGGTTTCCTATATGGCTTGCTCAACAGTTCAATGGCTTTCTACTTGTTTTCCTTCCAAG TGCATGAGAAATCAATCCTGATGCCTTTTCTCTCCGCAACACTATTAGCTCTCAAACTACCTGACCATTTCAGTCATTTAACCTATTACGCTCTCTTCTCGATGTTCCCTCTTCTTTGCCGTGACAAACTCTTGATCCCTTACTTAACACTATCTTTTCTCTTCACCGTCATCTATCATTCACCCGGGAATCACCATGCGATACAGAAAACCGACGTTTCATTTTTCTCCTTTAAAAACTTCCCGGGTTATGTTTTCTTACTACGAACccatttcttcatctccgTAGTTCTTCATGTCCTCTATCTTACCATTAAACCTCCTCAGAAGTACCCTTTCCTATTCGAAGCACTGATcatgattctctgtttctcataCTTTATAATGTTTGCCTTTTACACCAACTATACGCAGTGGACTTTGTCAAGTCATTTCGGATCCtctgataaagaaaagaagcaaatctgA